GTAATCCGAACAAGGCCAGAACGGTCGGCGCGACGTCGACCACGGAGACTTCGGAGATGGTGGTCCCCTGCTTGAAGGCGGGCCCGGTCGCGATCAGGATCCCGTAGCGCCGGTGCCAAAGCGCCGCCGTGGCGTAGCCGATCCTCGATTCCCGCGCCGGACGATCGGCGTCTGAGCGAAAACCGTGATCCGAAAGGACGAGGATGTTCGTGTCCGGACGGGCGGCTTCCAGCAACCGGCCGATCACTTCGTCCTGATGGACGTAGAAGGCGTCCACAGCCTTTGAGAATCGGACGAAGTCCGCCTCCGGCACGGTTGGCCGCCGTGGCGGCCGGAACGGCATGAAAAGGTGGGAGGTCGTATCGATCCCCTCGAAATAGATGATCTCCAGGGGCTGAAATCCTCCCGAGGCGAGAGCGAGAGCGATGCCCTCATAGGTTCTCGAGCTGGCGAGAACGGTGCGGAAATCGTCCACCCGATTCTCGGAGCGCGCCGACCAGCCTCCCTTCTTTTCCGGGGTTCGAATGAACGGCGCGAGATCGGAGTCGCCGATCGTCTCCGGCGGGATCACCAGGGGCCGGATACGGCGGTAGAGGTCGGGAGGAAACGTTTTGCCCCGCGGATCGTCGTCGGAAGCGCGGCTCTGCCCCATGAGCTGATAAGCCACGCGGTCCGTCACGATGTAGCCGTCCACCGGCTCCGCCGGCCAGGTCGCCCAGTAACCGATAATCCCCACGGGGACCCCCGCCTCGGCCAGCAGGTTCCAGATCGCTTTGACCTTCCGCTGGCGGCTGGTCACCGGCACCTTCTGGCCCGTCCGGGTGTCGGTGGCGAGAAAGTCGAGGATGCCGTGCTCGGGTGGAAGGAAACCGGTCGCAGCGGTCGTCCAGACCACCGGCGAGAGAATGGGATCGATCGTCCGCAGGCGCGCGCGGACGCCGGAGTCGATCAGGTGCGCCAGGTTCGGGAGCTTTCCCTGGGCGAGGAGCGGATCGATCACCTTCCAATCGGCGCCGTCCAGTCCGATCACCAGCGCGCGCGTCCCGGGGATCGGGGCGAGCGACACCCCCCCCAGGCTGCCCCCCGCCATCCGCACCGCGTCGACTCTTAGATTGACCAGGTCGAGGCCGCTTTCGCGCAGCTTCGGTCCGATGACCCGTTCCAGGGTCGACTCGAGCTCGAAGCGGTGGGCACCCGAAACCCTGGAAAAGCTCATCCGGCGCAACGTCTCGCCGGCCGCCCGAGTCAAAAGGGGGGCGACCAGGAAGCGATCGGGATCGCCCATGGCGCGCGCGTGGAGGCGCAGGACCGATTCGGAGGGCGCCCGGTAGGTGAGGCTGCCTTCCACTTCGACGCCGACCCCCTCCGAGCTCACCAGCCTCTCGTGGTTCGGAAGCGGCAGGTGGAACGGAAAGCGGCTGGGCGTCGCGGGATAATCGGAAAGCCGGAAGAGCCCCGCGGGGACGAATCGCCATCCCGGGGCCAGGCGGCGAGGGCTCACGGGGAGCCAGCGGGAGTCGAGAACGACGGCGCCTTTCCCTGCCTCGATCACCCGCAGGGAGAGGACCAGGTAGAGCGACGCGCCGAGCAGGAGCGCGCCCCATAGAGGGCGCCGTGGAAGCGAGAGACGAACGGGCAAGAAGCGCCCCTCAGGTTCCCTCGGACCAGCTGCTCAGGTAACGGGTCTGCTCTTCGGTGAGATGATCGATCGAGACCCCCATGCTCTCGAGCTTCAGCCGGGCGATCTCGCGATCGATCTCCTTGGGCACGGGATGGACGCCGCGCGCCAGATCCCCCCCCTTGCGGACGAGGAATTCGGCGGAGAGCGCCTGATTGGCGAAGCTCATGTCCATGACCATCGCCGGATGGCCCTCCGCGGCGGCAAGGTTGATCAACCTCCCCTCTCCGAGGAGGTGGATCCTCTTCCCGTCGCCAAGCGTGAACGTCTCAACGTAGTCTCTCAACTTGCGGGGCGGTCCGGTCGCGAGCGCCTGCAAGGAGGGGATGTCGATCTCGACGTTGAAGTGGCCGGAATTGGCCAGGATCGCTCCGTCCTTCATCCGGGCAAAGTGCTCCTTGCGCAGGACGTGCTTGTTCCCGGTGAGCGTGACGACGACGTCCGCGGTCTCCACCGCCCGGTCCATGGGCTCGACGGTGAATCCGTCCATGACCGCCTCCAACGCCTTCACCGGCTCCACCTCTGTGATCACGACGTTCGCGCCCATGCCGCGCGCCCGCATCGCCACTCCGCGGCCGCACCATCCATATCCGCAAATGACGAAGCGAAGTCCAGCCACCAGGAGGTTGGTGGCTCGGATGATCCCGTCGAGCGTGCTCTGTCCCGTTCCGTACCGGTTGTCGAAAAGATGCTTGGTGTCGGCGTCGTTGACGGCGATGATCGGGTAGGCCAGGGTTCCCTCCGCCGCCAGACTCTCCAGGCGAATCACTCCCGTCGTCGTCTCCTCCGTGCCACCCAGGATCCCGGCGATCAGATCCCGCTTCTTCGAGTGGATCATGGAAACGAGATCGGCGCCGTCGTCCATCGTGATCCGCGGCTTCCGGTCCAGCACCGAGCCGATGTGCCGGTAATAGGTCTCGTTGTCTTCCCCCTTGATCGCGAAGGTGGCGATCCCGTGGCGAATTGCCAGGCAGGCGGCGACGTCGTCTTGGGTCGACAGCGGGTTCGAGGCGCAAAGCGAGACGTCCGCCCCTCCCGCCGCGAGGGTCCGGGCCAGCAAACCCGTTTCGGTCGTGACGTGGAGGCAGGCGCCGATCGAAATTCCCTTGAGAGGCTTCTCGCTCTCGAAGCGCCGGCGGATCGACCGAAGCACCGGCATGTTCTGCTCCGCCCAATCGATCCGATCCTGGCCTCGATCCGCCAGAGTCTTATCCTTGACGTCGAAATCATTCGCAGCGATAGTCAATTGCGCTCCTTGTCTAAAGCTTTACTTAAGTCCTGCGGCCTGCCGAAGCGCCGCGGCTTTGTCGGTTCTCTCCCAGGTGAACGAGGGCTCGCTCCGGCCGAAGTGACCGAAGCTCGCGGTAGCGCGATAGATGGGCCGGCGCAGATCGAGGTCTTCGATGATCTCCTTGGGCTTGAGGCGGAAATGCCCCCGGACGGCCTCCCGGATTTTGTTCTGCGGGATCTTGCCGGTGCCGAAAGTCTCGACCGTGAGCGACACGGGATCGGCGACGCCGATGGCGTAGGCGATTTGCACTTCGGCGCGGTCGGCGATCCCGGCGGCCACGAGGTTCTTGGCGATGTACCGTGCCATGTACGAGGCGGAACGGTCCACCTTGGTGGGGTCTTTCCCCGAGAACGCGCCGCCGCCGTGATGTCCCCATCCGCCGTAGGTGTCGACGATGATCTTGCGGCCGGTGACCCCGGTGTCGCCCTGGGGACCGCCGACCGCGAACCGGCCCGTGGGATTGATGTGGTACTGCGTCCGCGAGTCGAGAAAATCGGCCGGGAGGTTCTTCAGGATGATCTCGCGCTTGACCTCCTCGCGCAGCGTTTCCATCTTGATGGCGGCGTCGTGCTGGCACGAAACCACCACGGTGTCGATGCGCAGGGGCCGCATTCCCTCGTATTCCACCGTGACCTGCGATTTGCCGTCGGGCCGCAGGTAAGGCAGCGACTCGTCGCGGCGCGCCCGGCTGAGAGCCCGCACCAGACCATGGGCCAGCATGATCGGCATCGGCATCAGCTCGGGGGTGTCCCGGCAGGCATAGCCGAACATCATGCCCTGGTCCCCCGCCCCGCCGTGATCGACCCCCATGGCGATGTCGGGGGACTGCTCGTCGAGAGCGGTCATGACGGCGCAGGTCTGATGATCGAAGCCGTATTTCGCCCGCGTGTAGCCCACGTCCTGGATCGTGGAGCGGACGATCTTCGGGATGTCGACGTACGTGCTGGTCGATATTTCGCCCGCCACGAAGGCCAGTCCCGTCGTCACCAGCGTCTCGCAGGCGACGCGGCCCATCGGGTCCTTGTCCAGGACGGCGTCGAGGATCGCGTCGGAGATCTGGTCGGCGATCTTGTCGGGATGTCCTTCGGTCACCGACTCGGAAGTAAAAAGGTACCTTCCATCATCCGGCATCTCGGGCTCCTTATGTGTCGTCATGCCTGAGCGGGCCGTTCACCCGGCGCGAACCGGCCGGGGCTCCCGCGCACAGCTTGGGTTTCGGCGTAATTCCTTATTCTACGGATTGACGCCGGGGGCTGTCAACGGAAGACCACCGCGCCCTTCCCCAGGACCTGCTCCAGGGCGGCCGTCAGCGAGGGGTTGGGGCCGACGCGGAGACGCGGATCCGGAAGGAGCGTGAGCCGGTAATCCCCGGGCTGGGTGAGGAGGATCTCGACGGGGCATTCGCCCGGATGGTCCTGCAGCAGTCGATGGATCTGGAGGACCCGCTCCGTCTGAAGCCCGGAGGCGTTCACCCGGAGGACGACCCGGCTGGCCTGCCGCTCGGCCGCTCCCGCCAGGGCGGAGATCTCCTCCGCGACGAGCCGCCATCGTCCTTCCTCCATCTCCGCTTTTCCTTTCACCAGAACGGCGACGTCGTTCTCGAGGCGATTCTGGCAGGTCTTGTAGAGCTCCGGGAAGACGATTGCCTCGATGCTTCCCTCCAAATCCTCCAGGTCGAAAACGGCCATCCAGTCGCCGCGTTTCGTCTTCCGCTTCTTCAGGGAGGTGATGAGGCCTCCCATCCGGACCGTGCGGCCCGAGGCCTCGGGCGCCAGGCTGCGGGTGGTGACGCCGCGCAGGGCCTCCAGGGTCGCGCCGTGCTCGAGCAAGGGATGGCCGCTGAGATAGAACCCCAGCGTCTCCTTCTCGAAGGAGAGCAGCTCGCGGGGCGACCAGTCGTCCCCCTGAGGCGCGAACGAGGGAACCGTCTCGCCGGCGGGCGCTTCCCCGCCAAACAGGCTGGCTTGGCCCGCCTGCTGATCCCTCACCTCTTTGTGGGCGCTGGCCACGCAGGCATCCAGGGACCTCATCAGCTGCTGGCGAGCGGCGCCGAAGCCGTCGAGCGCCCCGCTCTTGATCAACGACTCGAGGGCCTTCCGGTTCATCGACCGGCTGTCGACCTCGCGGCAAAGCCCCGCGAGCGACGCGAAGGAACCGACGCGGTCCCGCGCCTGAAGGATCGCCTCGATCGTCCCGTCCCCGACGTTCTTGATGGCGCCCAGCCCGAAGCGCAGCGCGCTCTCCTCCACGGTGAAGTCGAGGCCGGAGCGGTTGATGTCGGGGGGGTGCACCGCGATGCCCATCTCGCGGCACTGGGCGATGTACTTCACGACGTTGTCGGTGACCTCCTTCTCCACCGTCAGAAGGGCCGCCATGAACTGCACGGGGAAGTGGGCCTTGAGATAGGCCGTCTGATAGGCGATGAGGGCGTAGGCCGCGGAATGGGACTTGTTGAAGCCGTAGCCGGCGAACTGGGCCATCAGCTCGAAGATCTTCTGCGCCTCCTTCTCGGGGATCCCGCGCTCCCGGGCCCCCTTCAGGAACAAGGGGCGCATGGCGTCCATCTCCTTCTGCTTCTTCTTCCCCATGGCGCGCCGGAGCAGGTCGGCCTGGCCGAGCGTGAAGCCCCCGAGCACGGAGGCGATGCGCATCACCTGCTCCTGGTAGACGATCACGCCGTAGGTCTCGTCCAGGATCTCCCGCAGCCGCGGCATCGCCTGGACGTTCGCCTTCCCGTGGCGGCCCCGGATGTACTCCTCGATCATCCCGCTCTTGATCGGCCCCGGACGGTACAGCGCGTTGAGCGCGATCAGGTCCTCGAAGCGATCCGGCTGGAGCTTGCGGAGGATGTCCTGCATGCCGCTGCTCTCGAACTGGAAGACCCCGCTCGTCTGGGCCCGGCAGAAGAGGGCGTAGGTCTCCCGATCCGACAGCGGCAGCGCTTCCAGGGTGAGGGTGACTCCCGGCCCGTTTTGGACCCGCGCCACGCAGTCCTCCAGGAGGGTCAGCGTCTTCAGCCCCAGGAAGTCCATCTTCAGCAGGCCGATCTTCTCGATCTCGTCCTTGGCGTATTGCGTGATGATCTCATTGTCCTTCGTGGCGCACAGCGGCGCGAACTCCACGATCGGGGAGGGCGAGATGACCACGCCCGCGGCGTGGGTCGAGGCGTGTCGGGCCAGACCCTCGAGGCGGCGCGCCACGTCCAACAGGCGCCGGATCTTCTCGTCGGTCTCGTAGGCCGACTTGAGCTGGGGGACGCTGGCGAGCGCCTTGTCCACCGTGGCGTCAAGCTCGGGCGGGACCAGCTTGGCGATCCGATCGACGTCGCCGTAAGGGATGTCCAGCCCGCGGCCGGCGTCCCGGATGACCGCCCGCGCCGCCATCGTCCCGAACGTGATGATCTGCGCCACGTTCTCCTGGCCGTACTTGTTGCGCACGTAATCGATCACCTCGCCGCGTCGGCGCATGCAGAAGTCGATGTCGATGTCGGGCAAGGAGACGCGCTCCGGATTCAGGAAGCGCTCGAAGAGGAGTCCGTACTGGAGCGGATCGATGTCGGTGATTCCGAGGCAGTAGGCGACCAGCGATCCCGCGGCGGATCCCCTGCCCGGGCCGACCGCGATACCGCGCTCCCGCGCGTATCGGATGAAATCCCAGACGATCAGGAAGTAGCCGGGGAAGCCCATGCTCTTGACCATGCCGATTTCCGATTCCAGGCGCTGCCGGTAGGCGTCGAGCGGATGGCGCAGGGCGTCCCGGGAGAGCAGCGCCTCCCATTGAACCCCGCGGCGCTCGAACCCCTGGCGCACCACTTTTTCGAAATACCCTTCGACCGTCTCCCCTTCCGGCACGGCGAACCGCGGCAGGTGATTCTCCGAGAGGCCCAGGTCGAAGTCGCAGCGCTCGGCGATCCGCAGCGTGTTCTCCACCGCCTCGGGGAGATCGCCGAACACCGCCAGCATCTCCTCGGGCGACTTGAAGTAATGCTCCTGCGTGTATTTCAGGCGCTCGGGGTCGTTCACCGTCTTGCCGGTCTGGATGCAGACGAGAACCTGGTGGGAGAAATGATCGTCGCGGCGCAGGAAGTGGCAGTCGTTGGTGCCGACTCGCGGAATCTCCAACCGCCGGGCGATTTCGGCGAGTCCGTCATTGACCTTCTTTTCCTCCGGGATCCCCTGGTCCTGCACCTCCAGGAAGAAGTTCCCCGCACCGAAGATGTCCCGGTAGGCGGCGGCCGCTTTCTCCGCGCCCGCTGCGTCGTCCCGCAGGAGCCGGCTCGCCACCTCGCCGCCGAGACAGGCCGACGTGCCGATGAGCCCTTCGGCGTGCTCGGCCAGAAGCTCCTTGTCGATCCGTGGCTTGTAGTAGAAACCGTCGAGGTAAGCCTTCGTCACCAGCTTCAACAGGTTGGCGTAGCCCTTCCGGTTCTCGACCAGGAGGATGAGGTGGTGGTAGGGCTTCTCACCTTCCCGCG
This Candidatus Polarisedimenticolia bacterium DNA region includes the following protein-coding sequences:
- the ahcY gene encoding adenosylhomocysteinase gives rise to the protein MAANDFDVKDKTLADRGQDRIDWAEQNMPVLRSIRRRFESEKPLKGISIGACLHVTTETGLLARTLAAGGADVSLCASNPLSTQDDVAACLAIRHGIATFAIKGEDNETYYRHIGSVLDRKPRITMDDGADLVSMIHSKKRDLIAGILGGTEETTTGVIRLESLAAEGTLAYPIIAVNDADTKHLFDNRYGTGQSTLDGIIRATNLLVAGLRFVICGYGWCGRGVAMRARGMGANVVITEVEPVKALEAVMDGFTVEPMDRAVETADVVVTLTGNKHVLRKEHFARMKDGAILANSGHFNVEIDIPSLQALATGPPRKLRDYVETFTLGDGKRIHLLGEGRLINLAAAEGHPAMVMDMSFANQALSAEFLVRKGGDLARGVHPVPKEIDREIARLKLESMGVSIDHLTEEQTRYLSSWSEGT
- the metK gene encoding methionine adenosyltransferase, which translates into the protein MPDDGRYLFTSESVTEGHPDKIADQISDAILDAVLDKDPMGRVACETLVTTGLAFVAGEISTSTYVDIPKIVRSTIQDVGYTRAKYGFDHQTCAVMTALDEQSPDIAMGVDHGGAGDQGMMFGYACRDTPELMPMPIMLAHGLVRALSRARRDESLPYLRPDGKSQVTVEYEGMRPLRIDTVVVSCQHDAAIKMETLREEVKREIILKNLPADFLDSRTQYHINPTGRFAVGGPQGDTGVTGRKIIVDTYGGWGHHGGGAFSGKDPTKVDRSASYMARYIAKNLVAAGIADRAEVQIAYAIGVADPVSLTVETFGTGKIPQNKIREAVRGHFRLKPKEIIEDLDLRRPIYRATASFGHFGRSEPSFTWERTDKAAALRQAAGLK
- a CDS encoding tetratricopeptide repeat protein, with translation MPVRLSLPRRPLWGALLLGASLYLVLSLRVIEAGKGAVVLDSRWLPVSPRRLAPGWRFVPAGLFRLSDYPATPSRFPFHLPLPNHERLVSSEGVGVEVEGSLTYRAPSESVLRLHARAMGDPDRFLVAPLLTRAAGETLRRMSFSRVSGAHRFELESTLERVIGPKLRESGLDLVNLRVDAVRMAGGSLGGVSLAPIPGTRALVIGLDGADWKVIDPLLAQGKLPNLAHLIDSGVRARLRTIDPILSPVVWTTAATGFLPPEHGILDFLATDTRTGQKVPVTSRQRKVKAIWNLLAEAGVPVGIIGYWATWPAEPVDGYIVTDRVAYQLMGQSRASDDDPRGKTFPPDLYRRIRPLVIPPETIGDSDLAPFIRTPEKKGGWSARSENRVDDFRTVLASSRTYEGIALALASGGFQPLEIIYFEGIDTTSHLFMPFRPPRRPTVPEADFVRFSKAVDAFYVHQDEVIGRLLEAARPDTNILVLSDHGFRSDADRPARESRIGYATAALWHRRYGILIATGPAFKQGTTISEVSVVDVAPTVLALFGLPVGEDMQGRPAVDLLRPEFLAEHPIRFRPSWETGRAAPVAETSDPAGDQALKEKLLSLGYLSQEGTLSRNNLGNSLLARGDVQGAIREFRRAAEEAPGFALPRINLARAHVVQGDLKTARGLLEEALRSTDEFPEAEVLLANIEREEGDPRGAERRLRRLLEREPSALVHRSLGLLAYEQGKRAEAAEEYRKAIAIEPDDPEGYNNLGVLLKEDGKPEEAAAQFRKALEVDPNFAGSYNNLALLAMDREDWETAGEMLRQALARLPDDPMIHNNQGNYLFRRERWAEAESEFRKALALRSDYAEPHNGIASVLARKGDWEGEIREYRKALQIQPRYADARVNLARRLIALGRGREAEQVCQEGVRLSGDRLELWNLLGESALLAGDRKGAEEAYQSSLERDPRQSEARRRLDDLRRGSP
- the dnaE gene encoding DNA polymerase III subunit alpha — protein: MPPRSFVHLHNHSQFSLLDGAQKIEEMVDQAVAFKMPAVAITDHGNLFGAIRFVEKCKEKGIKPILGCEAYIAPGSRLDRTSSREGEKPYHHLILLVENRKGYANLLKLVTKAYLDGFYYKPRIDKELLAEHAEGLIGTSACLGGEVASRLLRDDAAGAEKAAAAYRDIFGAGNFFLEVQDQGIPEEKKVNDGLAEIARRLEIPRVGTNDCHFLRRDDHFSHQVLVCIQTGKTVNDPERLKYTQEHYFKSPEEMLAVFGDLPEAVENTLRIAERCDFDLGLSENHLPRFAVPEGETVEGYFEKVVRQGFERRGVQWEALLSRDALRHPLDAYRQRLESEIGMVKSMGFPGYFLIVWDFIRYARERGIAVGPGRGSAAGSLVAYCLGITDIDPLQYGLLFERFLNPERVSLPDIDIDFCMRRRGEVIDYVRNKYGQENVAQIITFGTMAARAVIRDAGRGLDIPYGDVDRIAKLVPPELDATVDKALASVPQLKSAYETDEKIRRLLDVARRLEGLARHASTHAAGVVISPSPIVEFAPLCATKDNEIITQYAKDEIEKIGLLKMDFLGLKTLTLLEDCVARVQNGPGVTLTLEALPLSDRETYALFCRAQTSGVFQFESSGMQDILRKLQPDRFEDLIALNALYRPGPIKSGMIEEYIRGRHGKANVQAMPRLREILDETYGVIVYQEQVMRIASVLGGFTLGQADLLRRAMGKKKQKEMDAMRPLFLKGARERGIPEKEAQKIFELMAQFAGYGFNKSHSAAYALIAYQTAYLKAHFPVQFMAALLTVEKEVTDNVVKYIAQCREMGIAVHPPDINRSGLDFTVEESALRFGLGAIKNVGDGTIEAILQARDRVGSFASLAGLCREVDSRSMNRKALESLIKSGALDGFGAARQQLMRSLDACVASAHKEVRDQQAGQASLFGGEAPAGETVPSFAPQGDDWSPRELLSFEKETLGFYLSGHPLLEHGATLEALRGVTTRSLAPEASGRTVRMGGLITSLKKRKTKRGDWMAVFDLEDLEGSIEAIVFPELYKTCQNRLENDVAVLVKGKAEMEEGRWRLVAEEISALAGAAERQASRVVLRVNASGLQTERVLQIHRLLQDHPGECPVEILLTQPGDYRLTLLPDPRLRVGPNPSLTAALEQVLGKGAVVFR